One segment of Campylobacter hominis ATCC BAA-381 DNA contains the following:
- a CDS encoding D-2-hydroxyacid dehydrogenase translates to MKIVCLDADTLGVDADFSALEALGEFISYKNTKNSETIERLKNADIVITNKVLITKEVIENTNLKMIAISATGMNNVDLKAAAAKNITVKNVAGYSTNSVVQQTFASLFEMLNKVSYYSSYCKNGEWAKSEIFTHLSSPITEIFGKEFGVVGLGAIGKNVAEIASAFGANVRYYSTSGMHEDDNFISVSLDSLLKTSDILSIHAPLNERTKNLIGENEIAKMKDGAILMNFGRGGIVDENALAKAVDEKNLHVILDVLEIEPMKENHPLLNVKNGQNVLITPHIAWASVEARKKLVELLVKNIKDFINGK, encoded by the coding sequence ATGAAAATAGTTTGCCTGGACGCCGATACTTTGGGCGTTGATGCTGATTTTAGCGCTTTAGAGGCGCTTGGCGAATTTATAAGTTACAAAAATACAAAAAATAGCGAAACTATAGAGCGCTTAAAAAATGCCGATATCGTCATCACAAACAAGGTTTTAATTACAAAAGAAGTTATTGAAAATACGAATTTAAAAATGATAGCTATCAGCGCAACCGGCATGAATAATGTGGATTTAAAAGCCGCCGCAGCTAAAAACATCACGGTTAAAAACGTAGCAGGATATTCGACAAACAGTGTCGTACAACAAACTTTCGCAAGTTTGTTCGAGATGTTAAATAAAGTCAGCTATTATTCTTCTTACTGCAAAAACGGCGAATGGGCTAAAAGTGAAATTTTTACTCATTTAAGCAGCCCGATAACTGAAATTTTCGGTAAAGAATTCGGCGTAGTAGGACTTGGTGCAATAGGCAAAAACGTAGCCGAAATTGCTTCCGCTTTTGGTGCAAATGTCAGATATTATTCAACAAGCGGTATGCACGAAGATGATAATTTTATAAGCGTAAGTTTGGATTCGTTACTTAAAACAAGTGATATTTTAAGTATACACGCGCCACTTAATGAGCGCACAAAAAATTTAATCGGCGAAAATGAAATCGCAAAAATGAAAGACGGTGCGATTTTGATGAATTTCGGACGTGGTGGCATTGTAGATGAAAATGCTCTTGCAAAAGCTGTGGATGAGAAAAATTTACACGTTATTCTGGACGTTTTGGAAATTGAACCGATGAAAGAAAATCACCCGCTTTTAAATGTGAAAAACGGACAAAATGTTTTGATTACGCCGCATATTGCATGGGCAAGCGTTGAAGCGCGCAAAAAATTGGTTGAATTGTTGGTAAAAAATATAAAGGATTTTATAAATGGCAAATGA